The genomic stretch AGCGTGAATTGAACCGGGACCTTCGCCATATTTCCTCCTTGCGCGCCTGCCCGACGGATCGGACAGACGCGCGCCCCCCAACGGGTGATTTCAGCTCAGCAGCAGCCGGCCGAGATGAACCGGCAGGACTTCAGCGCGGTACCAGGCGCTGGCGATCGGATCGGTGATGGGCGCGATGCCTTCGGTGACGGCGGCCAATGCCGCCGCGATGCCGTCCCGGTCGAGCGACTTGCCCAGCAGCGCCTTTTCCGCCGCCTTGGCCCGCACGGGGCGGTCGGCCATGCAGCCAAGCGCGATCCGCGCCGAAGACACGGTGCCATCGGCAACCCGCTCCAGAACGGCAGCGATGCTCAGCACCGAGACGCCCTTGGGCTTGACCCGCGACACTTTCAGGAAACGGAAGCTATCGTCCTTCGGCAGCGTGAAGCTGACTGCTGTGACGATGGCACGGCTGCCGTCCCGCTTGGCCAGGAAGATCTCGATCGGCAATTCGCCATCCTCGGTGCCGACCGTGGCGTCGAGCGCCAGCAAGGCCACGGCGAAATCGCCATAGGGCGCCGGCGCGAACAGATTGCCGCCGACGGTCGCCATGTTGCGGATCGCCGGACCGCCGACGGCGCGCGCGGCCTTGGCAAGCGCACCGAGGTCGGGATGACGGGCGATCGCCGCCATGCTCACCGAAGCGCCGATGCGGACCTTGCCCCCGGCAATCGCGATGGCCGACAGCGCCGGGTCGGTCGACCTGACAAGGCCGGAGACCGAAACATCGCCTTCATTGGCCGCGCGGATGACCAGTGTACCGCCGCCGAGATAGCGGGTGCCGGCCGTCTGCAGCGCCGCATTGGCGTCCTTCACGGTCGGGAATGTCTGGAGGGCAAGCGCCATGGAACGCTCCTGTTTAAAAGCCTGATTCAGCTCTGGCCGGCAAAATGGCTCTTCAGGGCGTTGAAGCCGCCCTGGAAGACATTGGCCCCCATGCCGGCGGCGATCTTGTCGGCTTCTTCGGGCGCTGCATCGAAGCTGGCGGTCCATTCGGCATAAGTGCGGTCGCCATCGGTGACACGGCGCAATTGCAGCGTTGCCTTGTGGTTGGTGAGCGGCTGCGGCGTTTCCAGGATGGAGTAGCTGACGAGAAAATTCTCATCGGAGAAGTCGAGCAGCTTTTCACGGATGCGGGCGCCGCTGGCGAGCTCGAAATTGCGCACGCAGCCGAGCGTGCCGGCATCCTTGCCGTCCTCGATATGGCTCTCGACCATGCGCGGATGCCAGCCGGGCAGGCCGTTGAAGTCGCGTATGCGCGCCCAGACCTTTTCGACCGGCGCGTCGATGACGCTGGAGATGGTGACTTTTGCCATAGGACGTTCCCTTGCGAATGCGACAGTCGGGCAAGGGTAGGGCGGTGGCTCGAGCGACGCTTATCAATGCGTCTTGCGCGCGTATCAAGGAGTCTGAAAAAGCGGGCTCAGGCGGTTGCGCGCGCGGCCTCGCGATAGAGTGTCGGCGGCACGCCGACATGGTCGCGGAAGAAGCGCGAGAAATTGCCTTGCGTGGTGAAGCCGAGATTGCAGGCGACCGAGATCAGAGGCTCCTGCGACCACTGCAGCTGCCGCACCGCTTCCTCCATGCGCAGCGTGTTCCAGTAGACATTGGGCGTCAGATTGGTCTGTTCCTTGAACAAGGCGAAGAAATGCGGCCGCGACAAGCCCACACTGCGCGCCACGTCATCGAAGGAGATGCGTTCGCAGACATTGGCCTTCATCAGCTGGATGGCCTTGCGGACGCGGAAATCCTGCATGGTGTTGATGCGCGCACGCGCCTCCTGCGGCGCCGAGGCGTCGGCGGCATCGAGGACGGAATCGATAAAGCGCTCTATCTCGTAATTGGGGACATCGTCGACGCTTTCATTGTCGGTCAGATGGTCGAGCAGGCTGGCGGCGGCCTGGTGCAGCCAGGGCTCCAGCGTAATCGCAGCCTGGGCAAACAGCGGTGCGGAAGAGGGCAGGTCGCGGCGCCGGCGCGCCCAGTCGGGGTCGATGTAGAAAGCGAGAAACAGACCGGGCGTCCCGTTTTGCGACAGCACATGGCTGTGCGGCTGGAAGGAATTGATGCCGGCGGCGGTGCATGGTCCGAGCCGCACCGTTTCACGGCCGATGGTCATCTCGCCGGCGGTGCCTTCGAGCCAGATGATGAGATGCGCCTCGACATGGGCATGGGTGACGAAGTCGCTTGCGACATTCAAGACAGAAACATGTCCGAACCGGCCCCAGTAGAGCCTGATCGCGTCCGTCATGGGTATATCCTCCCGCAGACGACTGGCCTCCCTTCGCCTGCCCGGAGATTGTGCTGCCGGTTGCCGGTTTCCGTCAAGACATAGGCTGTTGGCGGGGATCGGTGGCGGCTCGCTCCGGCTGATTTTCAGACTGAGCGATAGGAGTGAAACGAATAACGCCTGGCACTTTCCTTCTCCCGCCAGGGGAGAAGGAAAGACGCCTCAACGTCAGTCGCTGCGCCGGAAATTGCGGATGCGGTCGAACAGCACCGCAAGCAGGATGGCGCCGCCGATGAAGGTGCCTTGCCAGAAGGCATTGATGCCGAGCAGGCCAAGGCTGTTGCGGATCACCTCGATCAGGGCCGCGCCGACAATGGCGCCGAAGGCGGTGCCGACGCCGCCGGCCAGGTTGGCGCCGCCGATGACGGTGGCGGCGATCACCTGCAGTTCCATGCCGGTGCCGAGATTGGTGGTGACGGCGCCGAGCCATCCGGTCTGGATGATGCCGGCAATGCCCGCCGACAGCGCCGATATCATGTAGACGGCGACCTTGATCTGCTTCACCGGGACGCCGGTCAGCGTTGCTGCGTGCTCGTTGCCGCCAATGGCGAAGATGTGCCGGCCGAACTTGGTCCAGCGCAGGACGAAGCCGGTGATCAACGCCAGCAGGATCATGTAGAGCACCGGATTGGCGATGCCGAACACCCAGGCGCCGCCGCCGAGCGCCAGCAGCTTGTCGTGGTCGGGCCCGAACTGGAAGACGACGGTGTTGTTGGAGGCGACCATGGCCAGGCTGCGGGCAATCGACAGCATGCCGAGCGTCACCACGAAAGGTGGAAAGCCGAGATAGGCGGTCAGGATGCCGTTGAAGGCGCCGATGGCAAGCGCTGTGGCGATCGAGGCCAGGATGCCGATTTCGATCGAATAGCCGGCATGCATCGTGACGGCCAGCACCATCGACGAAAGGCACAGAACCGAGCCGACCGAAAGGTCGATGCCGCCGGTGATGATGACGAAGGTCATGCCGAGCGCGACGATGGCGACGAAGGTGATGTTGCGGGTGATGTTGTAGAGGTTCTTCGACGTCGCGAAGGCGTCGGTGGCGAACGACAGGAAGATGCAGGCAAGGATGACGGCGATGACCACCCAGAAGGTCTGGGCGGACAATAGCCGCGACAGGAAACTGTGCTGCTTCTGTGCGATCGTCTGGTCAAGGGTGACTGCCATTATCGACCTTTCCTGCCGGCTGCGATACGCGCCAGCCTGGTGAAATTAGCCGCGCTTACGAGACCTGCTCGATGGCGCCGGTGATGAGCCCGGTGACTTCCTCGGGCGAGCTCGATGCGATTGCCTTGTCGGCGACCTTGCGTCCGCGCCGCATGACGATGACGCGGTCGGCGACGTCGAACACGTCGGGCATACGGTGGCTGATCAGCACCACGGCAATGCCTTGGTCGCGCAGATGGCGGATCAGGTTGAGCACTTCGGCGACCTGCCTGACCGAGATCGCCGCCGTCGGCTCGTCCATCAAGACGATCTTGGCCTGCGACAGCATGGTGCGGGCGATCGCCACCGCCTGGCGCTGGCCGCCCGACATCTGCTTGACGAGATCGCGCGGGCGGGTCTCGGATTTCAATTCGGCAAAGAGCTGGCCGGCGCGCTTGTACATGGCGGCATAGTCGAGGATGCGGAATGGGCCGACGCCGCGCCGCAGCTCGCGGCCGAGATAGACATTGGCGGCGGCCGTCAGATTGTTGCAGAGCGCCAGATCCTGGTGGACGATCTCGATGCCGTGCTGGCGGGCTTCCGCCGGCTTGTTCAGGACCAATTCCTTGCCGTCCATGCGCATGGTGCCATGGCTGGCGTGGAAATTGCCGGCGATCATCTTGACCAGCGTCGACTTCCCAGCGCCATTGTCGCCCATCAGGCCGACGACCTGGCCGGGTTCGATCGACAGCGACACGTCGTTGACCGCCTGGATGGCGCCGAAATGCTTCGAGATATTGGTGAGTTCGAGAACTGCCACCAGCCTATAGCCTCCCCATGCCTTGCTGCTGCCTGTTCCAGGTCGCAGCGCCTACATCGTGCTCCCCATTCCTCCCGGAAGCAACGTTGACCGGCATTTACGCGAATGCCCGCGCGGGCGTCAATTGTCGGATCGACAAGAAATAGGGTATTTGTCAGACGAATAGTGACATACGGTTCCGAAAAATCCGTTTTGTAGGACAAATAGCAATTGACGTTGGCGCCGCGCCGTTATTAGTTGATGGTCGGAGAAAGATTTCCGGTTCCATGCCATTTTTGCGGCGAGACCGGTGGGAGGTTATCGGCCGTTCCGGCACGCTGCCGGTCCGGCCGCATCTGAAAATGCTTATCGGCCTTGCCTGGCGGTATGAGCGTTGGCTCTGCCATCTCGCAGTCAGGCCGATTTGTGTGGCGGGCACGCCGTGTCCGTCTGTTTCCAAGGGAGGACTGACATGAGGAAAACAGTATTGCTCGCCGCCGTCGCCGCCATGGCGCTGGGCGCCGGGCCGGCTTTGGCCAAGAAGCAGCTCGTCATCGTGGTGAAAGGTCTCGACAATCCATTCTTCGAAGCCATCCATCAGGGCTGCGAGAAATGGAACAAGGAGAACGCCAGCTCGGAATATGAATGCTTCTACACCGGTCCGGCGTCGACTTCCGACGAGGCCGGCGAGGCACAGATCGTCCAGGATATGCTGAGCAAGCCCGACACGGTGGCGATGGCGATTTCGCCGTCCAACGCGCCGCTGATCGCGCAGACGATCAAGAGCGCCAATCCGTCGATCCCGATCATGACCGTCGACGCCGACCTTGCCAAGGAAGACGCAGCCCTTCGCAAGACCTATCTCGGCACCGACAACTATCTGATGGGCAAGAAGATCGGCGAGTACATCAAGAAGGGCAAGCCGAATGGCGGCACGATCTGCACGATCGAAGGCAACCCGGCGGCCGACAACATCCTGCGCCGCGCGCAAGGCATGCGTGACGCCCTGTCGGGCAAGGAAGGCCTAGCGGCACTTGCGGGCGAGGGCGGATGGACGGAAGTCGCCGGCTGCCCGGTGTTCACCAATGACGACGGCGCCAAGGGCGTTCAGGCGATGACCGACATCCTCGCCGCCAACCCCAAGCTCGACGCCTTCGGCATCATGGGCGGCTGGCCGCTGTTCGGCGCGCCGCAGCCCTATCGCGATCTGTTCGGGCCGCTCAAGGACCGGATAGCTAGCAACGACTTCGTCATCGGTGCCGCCGACACGATCGGCGACGAGGTGGCGATCGCCCGCGACGGCCTCGTCACTGCGCTGGTCGGCCAGCGGCCCTTTGAAATGGGCTACAAGGCGCCGTCGGTGATGATCGACTTGATCGAGGGCAAGAAGGTCGACGATCCGGTTTTCACCGGCCTCGACGAATGCACCAAGGATACGGTCGACACCTGCATCCAGAAATAGTCTTTCGAACCGGGGCGCTCGGCAACGGGCGCCCCGTCAAATCCTGAGCGAGACGCCGTGGCAAGGGGCAACAGGCTCCGGCTTTGACGCGTCCGTGGTTTGGATCTTTCGGTGACGGGATCGGCGCGCCACAGGGTTCGGAGCATCTCCGGGCGACAGGCAGCTGCCTATTGGAACGTGGATGCCCCAGGACAAGGCAAAGAAGCAATCCAGCCGGGCCAAGGCGCAAGCCAGCCGCGATCCAGCGGTCGTGCGCAGGGCGGATGCGGCGCACTTTCCCGGATCCAGCGTTCATGCCTCGCTAGCCAGCGAGATTGGTCTGCGGATCGTGCGCGGCGACTATCCGCCCGGCAGCATCCTGCCCAACGAGGCCAAATGGGCCGAGACATTCAATGTCAGCCGCTCGGCGGTGCGCGAGGCGATCAAGATGCTGATGGCCAAGAGCCTTTTGGCATCACGCCCCAAGATCGGCAGCTGGGTCGAGCCGAAGGAGCGCTGGAACCTGCTCGACCGCGACGTGCTCGCCTGGTACGCGACCGCACCCGACCGCGAAGCCTTCCTGCGCACCGTGCAGGAGTTCCGCCACATCATCGAACCGGAAGCATCCGCCTTTGCCGCCATGCGGCGCAGCGATGAGCAGATGGCCGAGATCAGCCTGGCCTGCCGCGAGATGGGGGAGGCCGCGAACCTGCCGGAACGCATCCGCGCCGACACACGCTTTCACCTCGCCATCCTGCGGGCCTCGGGCAACGACCTTCTGGTGCCGCTCGGCGTGCTGATCGAGTCCGCACTCGACCATCTCTTCGTCTTCACGACACGCCAGGTCGGCGATCAGAACCGGGCACAGAAGCTGCACGAGGCGATCGAGAAGAACATCCGCCTGCAACGGCCGGCGGCGGCGCGCAGCGCCGTGCACAAGCTGCTCGCCGACACCGATGAGGGGATCGGAAGCCGGCGGCGCTAAGCTGTCCGGCCGTCAGAGCAATTCGTTAAATCGTCTGCTTCTTGCCATCCTTGGTCGGCATCAGGTCGACGCCGTTGACCTTGCCGATATGCGTTGCCAGCATCGGCACGAACTGCTCGGCCGGGCCGGTGGCATGGGCTCCGGCGAAGGAATTCTTGGTGGCGTTGCCGAGCGGGTTGGCGATGCCGGCCGCACCGGCCATCGATTCCAGATAGGTCAGGTCCTTGAAGGCGTTGGCGATGGTGAATTTGTGGGCGTCGCGGTCGCCCTCCAGCGTCCAGCGCATGAAGGTCTGGTAGAAGCCGCAATCCATGCGGCCGTTGCGGATGACGCTGTCGAAGCGCGGCGGCGAGATGCCGACCTTCTGCGCCAGGGCCAGCGCCTCGGAATAGATGGCGGCGTAGCCCAGCGAGATGAAATTGTTGAGCAGCTTCATGCGGTGGCCGTCGCCGGTGTCGCCGATATGGACGATGCGGCCGGCCCAGGTTTCGATCACCGGCTTTACCCTGGCAAAGACGGCGTCGGGGGCGCCGACCATGGCGTCGAGCGTGCCTTCCCAGGCTTCCTTCGGCGTGCGGCTCAGCGGCGCGTCGACATAGTCGATGCCCAGCGACTTGAGTTCGGCCGCAAGCGCCACGGTCGAGACCGGATCGGAGGTCGAACAATCGACGACGACCGAGCCTTTTTTCAAGCCTTCCTTGAGGCCGCCGGCGCTGCGAATGATGGCTTCCACTTCGCGCGACCCGGTGACGCAGATGAAGACGATGTCGGACGCTGCCGCGACATCGCGCGAGGTTGACGCCTCCTTGGCGCCGCGGCTAGTCAAGTCCTCCGCGGGTTTGCGGTTCTTGCGGCCAAGGAATGTCAGGGGATAGCCCTTGTCGACGATGTTCTTGGCGATGCCGTGCCCCATCAGGCCAAGGCCGATGAAGCCGATCTTTTCGCGCGCGGTGGTGGTGTTCATGTCGTGGTCCTATCCCGGATTATCGATAATTGCACTGGCGTTTTAGCCATATGCGGTTGCAGAAAGCAATATTGTCTGACAATAGACGGTTATTCCAGAGCCTGTAGTGGAGACCAGAATGACGAAGCGGATCATGTTCACCGGCGGCAGCGGCAAGGCTGGGCGTCATGTCGTGCAATATCTTGTCGAGCAGGGCTGCCAGGTGCTCAACATCGACACCAAGCCGCTCGACAATCCCAAGGTGCGCACGCTGATCACCGACATTACCGACAGCGGGCAGGTGTTCAACGCGCTGTCGAGCTATATGGGCCTGCACGAATTCGACCCCTCGCTGCGCCCGCAGCCGGTGGATGCGGTGGTGCATTTCGCCGCCATTCCGCGCATCATGATCACGCCCGACAATGAAGTGTTCCGCATCAACGCGATGGGCACCTACAATGTCATCGAGGCCGCGGTGAAGCTCGGCATCCGCAAGGTGATCGTCGCCTCCTCGGAGACGACCTACGGCCTGGTGTTCGCCAACGAGCCGCGCGACCCCAAATATTTCCCGCTCGACGAGGCGTATGACGTCGACCCGATGGACAGCTATGCGCTCTCCAAGATCGTCAACGAGAACACCGCGCGGGCCTTTGCGCAGCGCAACGGCACCGACATCTACGCGCTTCGCATCGGCAATGTCATCGAGCCGCATGAGTATTCGCTGTTCCCGAAATGGTTCGCCGATCCGGGTTTCCGCAAGCGCATCGCCTGGAGTTATGTCGACGCGCGCGATCTCGGCCAGATCACGCTGCGCGCCATCGAGAAGGACGGTCTCGGCTACCAGGTGTTCAACGCCGCCAATGACGACACCTCGTCCGACCTGCCAACGGCCGAACTCCTGAAGCGATTCTATCCCAATGTGCCGGTCAAGGCCGAGCTCGGCGAGTACGAGACGCTGCTGTCGAACCGCAAGGCGCGCGACATGCTGGGCTTCCGCCCGGAGCATAGCTGGCGCAAATATGTCAAAACCGCCTGAGCAAGCAGGCAAAACGGGGTTGGGCTGTGCATAGCGGCGCGCTTTGCGGCCCAACCGCCCGGCGGTGCTTGACAGCTTCCGCAAACCGGCCTTTCTGAAGTCTATGCGGGACGCAAAGCCGAACAAGGAAAAGCCGCCGAAAAAGCCGGCATCCGCCGAACGCCCCTCCGGTGTTCGCCGGCCCGACGCGGCGCGCATTCCCGGCGCCAGCGTACACACGTCGCTGGCCAGCGAAATTGGGCTCAGGATCGTGCGGGGCGACTATCCACCCGGCACCATATTGCCCAATGAGGCCAAATGGTCGGAGACCTTCAGCGTCAGCCGCTCGGCGGTGCGCGAGGCGATCAAGATGCTGATGGCCAAGAGCCTGTTGGCGTCACGCCCCAAGATCGGCAGCTGGGTCGAGCCGAAGGAGCGCTGGAACCTGCTCGACCGCGACGTGCTCGCCTGGTACGCGACGTCGCCCGACCGCGAGGTGTTCCTCAAGACGGTGCAGGAGTTCCGCCACATCATCGAGCCGGAAGCGACCGCCTTCGCCGCCATGCGGCGGACCGACGAGCAGATGGCCGAGATCAGCCAGGCCTGTCGCGATATGGGGGAAGCGGCCAGCCTGCAGGAACGCACGCGCGCGGACACACGCTTTCACCTCGCCATCCTGCGGGCTTCCGGCAACGACCTTCTGGTGCCGCTCGGCGTGCTGATCGAATCTGCGTTCGACCATCTCTTCACTTTCACCACGCGGGCGGTCGACGATCTCAATCACGTGCAGAAGCTGCATGAGGCGATCGAGAAAAACATCCGCCTGCAGCGGCCGGACGCGGCGCGCGCCGCGGTGCGAAAACTGCTCGCCAACACCGACCACGTGATCAAGTCGCGCTAGGCCGGAGTTAATCTTCCTTCTCGCGGCCGAAGGCCACGCGCAGTTCGTCCTTGGCGCGCTCGAGCACTTGTCTGCGCGCGGTGGGCAGGTTCTTGCCGGCGCGGTTGATGTAGAAATTCAGCATCGACATGGCGGACTGAAAGGGTTCGGCCTTGCGGCGATGGCTGTGTTCGGCCGACCGCTTGAGCGAGGCGGCGATCTTCCTGGCATCGTCGGATTCGAAGATGTGATCCTCGAGATCCATGGCGTCGCTATGCTCGGTCACCTCGGCCGACCATTTTTGCCTGGCAGCGGTCATGGCTGGCACTCCTTTTCTGGGTCTGATGGTCGGGAAACTCCACAGAGTGGCGTCGGTTCCGCCTTCCTGTCCGCTCTGGAGCCACGGATTTGCCCGCTCTGGCGCTGCTGTGCGCTCAGAATGCGCCGATAGTGGCGCAAACTGCAGTTGGTTTTCGCGACCGTCGACAGGAAACGCCTTTGACCCGAACCGATTTGAGCCGGCCGAGCCCCGGCATCGACAGCTCCTACGCCTGGATGCGCCTGGCCATTTCGATGGTGCTGGCGACCATCGGCGCGGTCGGCATGTGGGCGGTCGTCGTGGTGCTGCCCGCCGTGCAGGCGGAGTTCGGCGTCGACCGCGCCGCGGCATCCATGCCCTACACCGCGACCATGGTGGGCTTTGCTGCCGGCAACGTGCTGGTCGGCCGCGCCATCGACCGCATGGGCTATTGGATTCCGGCGCTGATTTCTTCCGTGGCGCTCTCGGCCGGCCTGCTGCTTGCCGCGCTTTCGACCTCGATCCTGCAGTTCACCCTTGCTCAGGGGGTGCTGATCGGTGTCGGCACGTCGGTGATCTTCGGGCCGCTGATCGCCGACATCTCCCACTGGTTCAACCGCCGGCGCGGCGTTGCCGTCACCGCGGCGGCTGCCGGCAACTATCTCGCCGGCGCGCTCTGGCCGACCATCATGCCGACGCTGATCAAGGCGGAAGGCTGGCGGTTCACCTATGCGGCCATCGGTATCTTCTGCCTGGTCACCATGGTGCCGCTGGTGCTGATGCTGCGGCGCGGGGCTCCGGAAGCCGCGGCCGCCGGTTCGCCGGGAAGCCGGCCGGTGCAGCCGATTCCCATGTCGCCGGCGGCGTTGCAGGGGCTGCTGGTGGTCGCCGGCCTCGGCTGCTGCGTGGCGATGTCGATGCCGCAGGTGCATATCGTCGCCTATTGCATGGATCTCGGCTACGGCATGGCGCATGGCGCCGACATGCTGTCGATCATGATGGCGGCGGGTGTCGTCAGCCGGCTTGCCTCCGGCTTTCTCGCCGATCGCATAGGCGGCGTGAAGACGCTGCTGATCGGCTCGGTGCTGCAATGCCTGTCGCTGCTGTTCTACATCCCGTTCGACGGGCTCGCCTCGCTCTATGTCGTGTCGCTGGTGTTCGGCCTGTCGCAAGGCGGCATCGTGCCTTGCTATGCGATCATCGTGCGCGAATACCTGCCGGCCAAGGAGGCCGGCCAGCGGATCGGCATCGTCATCATGGCGACGATTTTCGGCATGGCGATCGGCGGCTGGATGTCCGGCTGGATCTACGATCTGACCGGGTCCTACGCCGTGGCCTTCCTCAATGGCATCGCCTGGAATTTGCTGAACATAATGGCGATCGGGCTGTTCATGTGGAAGGCAGCAAGGGGCAGGGCCGTCATGGCGGCCTGAGGCACTCCGGCTTGACAATGAGCAATGGCTGCGCGACCCCAGTCGGCCAAGGGTTGCGGCAACAGGCCGGTGAAATGGCGATGATCGTATTGCGGGCGCGCTTTGGCGGCCATCTGCGCGGGCGATGGCCTTGATCAAGCCGCGCTCGCGCCGGGGCGGCGGCCGCCCGACCATAGCGGATGTCGCGCGCAAGGCCGGCGTCGGCGCCATCACCGTGTCGCGCGCCTTGCGCGAGCCGGAGCGCGTCTCGGAAGAATTGCGCCGCCAGATCCAGGCCGCCGTCGACGAGCTCGGCTACGTACCGGACCCCAATGCGCGGGCGCTGGCCTCGGCGCGTGCCGAGGTGTTCGGCGTGCTGGTGCCGTCGCTTACCAACAACGTCTTTGCCGAAGTGGTGCGCGGCATCTATGACAGCCTGTCGGACAGTCCGTTCCGCATCCAGCTCGGCAACACGCACTATTCCGGCCTCGAGGAGGAGCGGCTCTTGCAGCTGTTCGGCTCGCAACGGCCGGCAGCGCTGATCGTGGCCGGCATCGACCAGACGCCAACCTCGCGAAAACTGCTGGAGAATGCCGGCTGCCCGGTGGTGCAGGTGATGGAGACCGGGCCCGATCCCGTCGACATGATGGTCGGATTCTCGCATCTCGACGGCGGCAGGACGGCGACCGAGCACCTGATCGAGATGGGGTATCGCCGCATCGGCTTCATCGGCGCGCGCATGGACCCGCGCTCGCAGCGGCGTCTGGCGGGTTATCGCGCTGCCATGGAAAAAGCCGGCCTATTCGATCCGCGCCTGGTCACCACGACGCCGCTGCTGTCCAGCGTGCCGCTTGGCCGCGAATTGTTCCGCGACGCCCTGGCCAAGATGCCGACGCTCGACGGCGTGTTCTGCA from Mesorhizobium sp. 113-3-3 encodes the following:
- a CDS encoding FAD binding domain-containing protein; amino-acid sequence: MALALQTFPTVKDANAALQTAGTRYLGGGTLVIRAANEGDVSVSGLVRSTDPALSAIAIAGGKVRIGASVSMAAIARHPDLGALAKAARAVGGPAIRNMATVGGNLFAPAPYGDFAVALLALDATVGTEDGELPIEIFLAKRDGSRAIVTAVSFTLPKDDSFRFLKVSRVKPKGVSVLSIAAVLERVADGTVSSARIALGCMADRPVRAKAAEKALLGKSLDRDGIAAALAAVTEGIAPITDPIASAWYRAEVLPVHLGRLLLS
- a CDS encoding AraC family transcriptional regulator, which gives rise to MTDAIRLYWGRFGHVSVLNVASDFVTHAHVEAHLIIWLEGTAGEMTIGRETVRLGPCTAAGINSFQPHSHVLSQNGTPGLFLAFYIDPDWARRRRDLPSSAPLFAQAAITLEPWLHQAAASLLDHLTDNESVDDVPNYEIERFIDSVLDAADASAPQEARARINTMQDFRVRKAIQLMKANVCERISFDDVARSVGLSRPHFFALFKEQTNLTPNVYWNTLRMEEAVRQLQWSQEPLISVACNLGFTTQGNFSRFFRDHVGVPPTLYREAARATA
- a CDS encoding FadR/GntR family transcriptional regulator → MPQDKAKKQSSRAKAQASRDPAVVRRADAAHFPGSSVHASLASEIGLRIVRGDYPPGSILPNEAKWAETFNVSRSAVREAIKMLMAKSLLASRPKIGSWVEPKERWNLLDRDVLAWYATAPDREAFLRTVQEFRHIIEPEASAFAAMRRSDEQMAEISLACREMGEAANLPERIRADTRFHLAILRASGNDLLVPLGVLIESALDHLFVFTTRQVGDQNRAQKLHEAIEKNIRLQRPAAARSAVHKLLADTDEGIGSRRR
- a CDS encoding ATP-binding cassette domain-containing protein, translated to MAVLELTNISKHFGAIQAVNDVSLSIEPGQVVGLMGDNGAGKSTLVKMIAGNFHASHGTMRMDGKELVLNKPAEARQHGIEIVHQDLALCNNLTAAANVYLGRELRRGVGPFRILDYAAMYKRAGQLFAELKSETRPRDLVKQMSGGQRQAVAIARTMLSQAKIVLMDEPTAAISVRQVAEVLNLIRHLRDQGIAVVLISHRMPDVFDVADRVIVMRRGRKVADKAIASSSPEEVTGLITGAIEQVS
- a CDS encoding NAD-dependent epimerase/dehydratase family protein, giving the protein MTKRIMFTGGSGKAGRHVVQYLVEQGCQVLNIDTKPLDNPKVRTLITDITDSGQVFNALSSYMGLHEFDPSLRPQPVDAVVHFAAIPRIMITPDNEVFRINAMGTYNVIEAAVKLGIRKVIVASSETTYGLVFANEPRDPKYFPLDEAYDVDPMDSYALSKIVNENTARAFAQRNGTDIYALRIGNVIEPHEYSLFPKWFADPGFRKRIAWSYVDARDLGQITLRAIEKDGLGYQVFNAANDDTSSDLPTAELLKRFYPNVPVKAELGEYETLLSNRKARDMLGFRPEHSWRKYVKTA
- a CDS encoding sugar-binding protein — translated: MRKTVLLAAVAAMALGAGPALAKKQLVIVVKGLDNPFFEAIHQGCEKWNKENASSEYECFYTGPASTSDEAGEAQIVQDMLSKPDTVAMAISPSNAPLIAQTIKSANPSIPIMTVDADLAKEDAALRKTYLGTDNYLMGKKIGEYIKKGKPNGGTICTIEGNPAADNILRRAQGMRDALSGKEGLAALAGEGGWTEVAGCPVFTNDDGAKGVQAMTDILAANPKLDAFGIMGGWPLFGAPQPYRDLFGPLKDRIASNDFVIGAADTIGDEVAIARDGLVTALVGQRPFEMGYKAPSVMIDLIEGKKVDDPVFTGLDECTKDTVDTCIQK
- a CDS encoding DUF3175 domain-containing protein; this translates as MTAARQKWSAEVTEHSDAMDLEDHIFESDDARKIAASLKRSAEHSHRRKAEPFQSAMSMLNFYINRAGKNLPTARRQVLERAKDELRVAFGREKED
- a CDS encoding NAD(P)-dependent oxidoreductase, which produces MNTTTAREKIGFIGLGLMGHGIAKNIVDKGYPLTFLGRKNRKPAEDLTSRGAKEASTSRDVAAASDIVFICVTGSREVEAIIRSAGGLKEGLKKGSVVVDCSTSDPVSTVALAAELKSLGIDYVDAPLSRTPKEAWEGTLDAMVGAPDAVFARVKPVIETWAGRIVHIGDTGDGHRMKLLNNFISLGYAAIYSEALALAQKVGISPPRFDSVIRNGRMDCGFYQTFMRWTLEGDRDAHKFTIANAFKDLTYLESMAGAAGIANPLGNATKNSFAGAHATGPAEQFVPMLATHIGKVNGVDLMPTKDGKKQTI
- a CDS encoding ABC transporter permease encodes the protein MAVTLDQTIAQKQHSFLSRLLSAQTFWVVIAVILACIFLSFATDAFATSKNLYNITRNITFVAIVALGMTFVIITGGIDLSVGSVLCLSSMVLAVTMHAGYSIEIGILASIATALAIGAFNGILTAYLGFPPFVVTLGMLSIARSLAMVASNNTVVFQFGPDHDKLLALGGGAWVFGIANPVLYMILLALITGFVLRWTKFGRHIFAIGGNEHAATLTGVPVKQIKVAVYMISALSAGIAGIIQTGWLGAVTTNLGTGMELQVIAATVIGGANLAGGVGTAFGAIVGAALIEVIRNSLGLLGINAFWQGTFIGGAILLAVLFDRIRNFRRSD
- a CDS encoding SRPBCC family protein, with the translated sequence MAKVTISSVIDAPVEKVWARIRDFNGLPGWHPRMVESHIEDGKDAGTLGCVRNFELASGARIREKLLDFSDENFLVSYSILETPQPLTNHKATLQLRRVTDGDRTYAEWTASFDAAPEEADKIAAGMGANVFQGGFNALKSHFAGQS
- a CDS encoding FadR/GntR family transcriptional regulator — protein: MRDAKPNKEKPPKKPASAERPSGVRRPDAARIPGASVHTSLASEIGLRIVRGDYPPGTILPNEAKWSETFSVSRSAVREAIKMLMAKSLLASRPKIGSWVEPKERWNLLDRDVLAWYATSPDREVFLKTVQEFRHIIEPEATAFAAMRRTDEQMAEISQACRDMGEAASLQERTRADTRFHLAILRASGNDLLVPLGVLIESAFDHLFTFTTRAVDDLNHVQKLHEAIEKNIRLQRPDAARAAVRKLLANTDHVIKSR